Proteins from one Corynebacterium epidermidicanis genomic window:
- the glfT1 gene encoding galactofuranosyltransferase GlfT1 translates to MALSSSDRVAAVIVTHQRVEMLRASLSVVASQTRPVEWIIVVDNGCEDAVASLVAEICGSRGVYLPSRTNLGGAGGFAYGFLTALALGADAIWCADDDGQPEDSHVLASLYDCAIEHGLDEVSPVVVDKAAPARLAFPLRRGLTWRRTRAELGTGFLPGIASLFNGALISATAMEKIGVPDYRLFIRGDEVEYHRRLVRSGLAFGTCLTCTYLHPNGSDEFKPILGGRMHTQYPSSESKRFFTYRNRGYLMNQPGMRKLLPQEYARFAWFFLVQERDMAGFKEWLRLHRMGRNERFERP, encoded by the coding sequence CGCATCAACGCGTGGAGATGCTGCGTGCCTCTTTGTCAGTTGTGGCGTCGCAGACCCGCCCAGTCGAATGGATCATCGTGGTGGACAACGGCTGCGAAGACGCCGTCGCTTCCTTGGTGGCCGAAATCTGCGGCTCCCGTGGCGTCTACCTGCCATCCCGCACCAACCTCGGCGGGGCCGGTGGCTTCGCCTACGGCTTCCTGACCGCACTGGCTCTAGGTGCAGACGCGATCTGGTGCGCTGACGACGACGGCCAGCCGGAAGATTCTCACGTCCTGGCTTCGCTCTACGACTGCGCCATCGAACACGGGCTGGATGAGGTCTCGCCGGTGGTCGTCGATAAGGCTGCCCCTGCTCGGTTGGCGTTTCCGCTGCGCCGGGGTCTGACTTGGCGTAGGACCCGCGCTGAGCTGGGCACTGGTTTCCTGCCGGGCATCGCGTCCTTGTTCAATGGCGCCCTAATTTCGGCTACGGCGATGGAAAAGATCGGCGTGCCAGACTACCGCCTGTTCATCCGTGGCGACGAAGTCGAATACCACCGCCGCCTCGTCCGCTCCGGACTCGCCTTCGGCACCTGCCTGACCTGCACCTACCTGCACCCGAACGGTTCCGACGAATTCAAGCCGATCCTCGGCGGGCGCATGCACACCCAGTACCCATCATCGGAATCCAAGCGCTTCTTCACCTACCGCAACCGCGGCTACCTCATGAACCAGCCCGGCATGCGCAAGCTCCTGCCGCAGGAATACGCACGCTTCGCGTGGTTCTTCCTCGTGCAGGAGCGGGATATGGCCGGCTTCAAGGAATGGCTGCGACTGCACCGCATGGGGCGCAACGAGAGGTTTGAGCGACCTTAG